From one Holophagales bacterium genomic stretch:
- a CDS encoding S8 family serine peptidase, whose translation MPERTFPGPTSAPPPEGGPILPTPLRLGADDRFRGQGVTIAFLDSGFYAHPDLVEPRNRVLRYVDVTDPRAAYPRILRPDESSWHGMMTSVVACGNGTLSGGLYRGLASEANVVLVKVGTARRITHENIRRGLEWVVRNRERYGIRICNVSCGGDYEASYLFDGLSQAAEKATRAGVLVVAAAGNLGLSAGHPVLPPASAPSVLTVGGLDDKNRLHRAGHDIYHGSYGPTIDGLQKPEVIAPAIWLAAPILPGTPTAAEASLYTHLATARDDELDVVLEAHAGVDAALDAARHLAPPLIRQLVQAKLSDNNVISGAYKHVDGTSFAAPIVSSLAAQMLEASPALRPHEIKSILVATARRLPHVPVDRQGWGVVEPAAAVEEALARSGDGPAA comes from the coding sequence GTGCCCGAGAGAACCTTCCCCGGCCCGACCAGCGCCCCGCCGCCCGAAGGCGGGCCGATCCTCCCGACACCGCTCCGGCTCGGCGCGGACGACCGCTTCCGCGGGCAGGGCGTCACGATCGCCTTCCTCGATTCGGGTTTCTACGCCCACCCCGACCTCGTGGAGCCGCGCAACCGTGTCCTCCGGTACGTCGACGTCACCGACCCCCGCGCCGCCTACCCGCGCATCCTCCGGCCCGACGAGTCGAGCTGGCACGGGATGATGACCTCCGTCGTCGCGTGCGGGAACGGCACGCTCTCGGGCGGCCTCTACCGGGGACTCGCCTCCGAGGCGAACGTCGTCCTCGTGAAGGTGGGCACGGCGCGGCGGATCACGCACGAGAACATCCGTCGCGGACTCGAATGGGTCGTGCGTAACCGGGAGCGCTACGGCATCCGGATCTGCAACGTCTCCTGCGGAGGGGACTACGAAGCCTCGTACCTCTTCGACGGACTCTCGCAGGCCGCCGAGAAGGCGACCCGTGCCGGCGTCCTCGTCGTCGCGGCCGCGGGTAACCTCGGCCTCTCGGCGGGGCATCCGGTCCTTCCGCCGGCCTCGGCCCCTTCCGTCCTGACGGTGGGAGGACTGGACGACAAGAACCGGCTGCACCGGGCAGGCCACGACATCTACCACGGCAGCTACGGCCCGACGATCGACGGCCTCCAGAAGCCGGAGGTCATCGCACCCGCCATCTGGCTCGCCGCACCGATCCTCCCCGGGACGCCGACCGCGGCCGAGGCGAGCCTCTACACCCACCTCGCGACGGCGCGCGACGACGAGCTGGACGTCGTCCTCGAGGCCCACGCGGGGGTCGACGCCGCCCTCGACGCGGCGCGGCACCTCGCACCGCCGCTCATCCGGCAGCTCGTCCAGGCGAAGCTGAGCGACAACAACGTCATCAGCGGCGCCTACAAGCACGTCGACGGGACGAGCTTCGCCGCGCCGATCGTCTCCTCCCTCGCGGCGCAGATGCTCGAGGCGAGCCCGGCCCTGCGCCCGCACGAGATCAAGTCGATCCTCGTGGCGACGGCGCGGCGTCTCCCCCACGTCCCGGTCGACCGTCAGGGCTGGGGCGTGGTCGAGCCCGCGGCGGCGGTGGAGGAGGCGCTCGCGCGGTCCGGCGACGGGCCGGCGGCCTGA
- a CDS encoding PepSY-associated TM helix domain-containing protein — MNWRRLNNVLHRDLGYLAAGLTLVYAISGVALNHRADWNPSWKLQVETRTFAPVPVSDRDTMTAALVERLALPGPPKSAFRSAPHLVELFYEGWSVKADATAGTATIEKPRGRFALREMNFLHLNEPKGLWTWAADVYAVILGFLAISGLFVLKGKNGLSGRGKWLAGLGVVLPILALFFLLWRPGDSGPRGEGEGRGGGRARGQAAGPSPDRASASSTAAAGSTTPQP; from the coding sequence TTGAACTGGCGCAGGCTCAACAACGTCCTCCACCGCGACCTCGGGTATCTCGCAGCCGGGTTGACGCTCGTCTACGCGATCTCCGGGGTCGCGCTGAATCACCGCGCGGACTGGAACCCCAGCTGGAAGCTCCAGGTCGAGACGCGGACGTTTGCGCCGGTCCCCGTCTCCGACCGCGACACGATGACGGCGGCCCTCGTCGAGCGTCTCGCGCTTCCCGGGCCGCCGAAGTCGGCGTTCCGCTCCGCCCCGCATCTCGTCGAGCTCTTCTACGAGGGGTGGAGCGTGAAGGCCGACGCGACGGCGGGGACCGCGACGATCGAGAAGCCCCGCGGCCGCTTCGCGCTGCGCGAGATGAACTTCCTCCACCTGAACGAGCCGAAGGGGCTCTGGACGTGGGCGGCCGACGTCTACGCCGTGATCCTCGGGTTCCTCGCCATCTCGGGTCTCTTCGTCCTCAAGGGGAAGAACGGTCTCTCGGGACGGGGCAAGTGGCTCGCCGGCCTCGGGGTCGTCCTTCCGATCCTCGCGCTCTTCTTCCTCCTCTGGCGGCCCGGTGACTCGGGGCCGCGGGGCGAGGGGGAGGGGCGGGGTGGCGGGCGGGCCCGTGGTCAGGCCGCCGGCCCGTCGCCGGACCGCGCGAGCGCCTCCTCCACCGCCGCCGCGGGCTCGACCACGCCCCAGCCCTGA
- a CDS encoding DUF4920 domain-containing protein, with the protein MKNPLSTTIAVLALAAFAAAPAFAATKYGKGVSEATPVKLSELMAKPDDYVGKVVKVEGLITEVCPKRGCWINVAGDKEFQTIKIKVEDGVIVFPLTDKGKKVVAEGTFKKMELTKEQAIARAKHEAEEKGTKCDESKITGPQTVYQIMGVGAVVE; encoded by the coding sequence ATGAAGAATCCCCTCTCCACGACGATCGCCGTCCTGGCCCTCGCGGCGTTCGCCGCCGCCCCCGCCTTCGCCGCGACGAAGTACGGGAAGGGCGTCTCCGAAGCGACCCCCGTCAAGCTCTCCGAGCTGATGGCGAAGCCGGACGACTACGTCGGCAAGGTCGTCAAGGTGGAAGGGCTCATCACCGAGGTCTGCCCGAAGCGCGGCTGCTGGATCAACGTCGCCGGCGACAAGGAGTTCCAGACCATCAAGATCAAGGTCGAGGACGGGGTCATCGTCTTCCCGCTCACCGACAAGGGGAAGAAGGTCGTCGCCGAGGGGACCTTCAAGAAGATGGAGCTGACGAAGGAGCAGGCGATCGCGAGGGCGAAGCACGAGGCCGAGGAGAAGGGCACCAAGTGCGACGAGTCCAAGATCACGGGCCCGCAGACCGTCTACCAGATCATGGGTGTCGGCGCCGTCGTCGAGTAG
- a CDS encoding methylated-DNA--[protein]-cysteine S-methyltransferase, which produces MRLASAALETPVGRLLAVVWDGRLCTLTFDADAPSTRKHLLARFGTDLFPEQRDPGGVLSRLRAYFRGDLEAVDAIEIDLAGTPFQEKVWAELRRIRPGSTRAYGDVAAAIGEPKALRAVGMAAALNPAVIVVPCHRVLARDGGLHGFSGGIERKRWLLVHEGALLT; this is translated from the coding sequence GTGAGGCTCGCGAGCGCGGCCCTCGAGACTCCGGTCGGGCGGCTCCTCGCCGTCGTCTGGGACGGGCGCCTCTGCACGCTCACGTTCGACGCCGACGCGCCGTCCACCCGCAAGCACCTCCTCGCCCGGTTCGGGACCGACCTCTTTCCCGAGCAGCGCGATCCGGGAGGCGTCCTCTCGCGCCTGCGCGCCTACTTCCGCGGCGACCTCGAGGCGGTCGACGCGATCGAGATCGACCTCGCCGGGACGCCGTTCCAGGAGAAGGTCTGGGCCGAGCTCAGACGGATCCGCCCCGGGTCGACGCGCGCCTACGGCGACGTGGCCGCAGCGATCGGCGAGCCGAAGGCCCTCAGGGCCGTCGGGATGGCCGCGGCGCTCAACCCCGCGGTGATCGTGGTCCCGTGCCACCGGGTCCTCGCGCGCGACGGCGGCCTCCACGGCTTCTCCGGCGGGATCGAGCGGAAGCGCTGGCTCCTCGTCCACGAAGGGGCGCTCCTGACCTGA
- a CDS encoding serine/threonine-protein kinase translates to MSISHPSHLGPYEIVGFVGAGGMGEVYRARDRRLSREVAVKVLPKDVLRDSDGFARFVEEARAASALNHPGIVTIHDYGEEDGQPYIVMELVAGESLRQRLVHGPLSSRETAALGAQIAEALAAAHERGIVHRDLKPANVVVTPEGRAKVLDFGLARRSPPRASKPEDTVATRMKETAAGLVVGTVDYMSPEQVRGEAVDGRSDIFALGTVLFELLSGSPPFSRATPADTMVAVLTDEPPDLSGNVPPVAPGLERLVRRCLEKTPALRFQSARDVAFALEAVAAASVPRTTAAERRVVPARQRGRVAVVAGAVTGGLALAAALFGAGWRSGRADAPTGPPGMTRLTFSRGSIRSARFAPDGKTVVFGAAWDGAPIRLFVAQPGSPEPQRAELPDADVLSVSPSGEMALSVGRAFRSLFDASGTLARAPIGGRAPRDILEAVREADWAPDGETLAVVRDVDGKTRLEMPIGKVLFVTDGWVSHPRVSRDGTRVAFVHHPLRWDDRGSVTVLRGGEPPVTLGGTWQSVGGLAWSPSGTEIWYSAAPAGAGRELRAVDLSGRDRALLRVSGNLTLHDVSKEGRVLVSDDKWRRRVFYRAAGAVRDVELSWLDWTYPRGISADWSRLLFDELGDGGGRDYAIYIRSTDGGPATRLGRGNALALSPDGKWALSATLDTPAKLVLLPTGAGSPKALLSGALDHRVASWLPDGRGIVFGGGEPGAPARLYTQDLGAGSPRPVSPEGIVFAAGATFPVSPDGRFVLTSRVDGTTWVQPLDGEPASGISGLLPGERVVGWAEGGALFVVSSSALLARLFRLDPATGARKPAAEIWPADPAGVVAVGPILVRPDGKAIIYGCPQILSDLYLVEGLR, encoded by the coding sequence TTGTCCATTTCTCACCCGAGTCATCTCGGCCCGTACGAGATCGTCGGCTTCGTCGGCGCCGGCGGGATGGGGGAGGTCTACCGGGCTCGCGACCGCAGGCTGTCGCGGGAGGTGGCGGTCAAGGTCCTCCCGAAGGACGTCCTGCGCGACTCGGACGGTTTCGCCCGCTTCGTGGAAGAGGCCCGGGCCGCCTCCGCGCTGAACCATCCCGGGATCGTCACGATCCACGACTACGGCGAAGAGGACGGCCAGCCCTACATCGTCATGGAGCTCGTCGCGGGCGAGAGCCTGAGGCAACGCCTGGTTCACGGCCCGCTCTCGTCGAGGGAGACCGCGGCCCTGGGCGCCCAGATCGCCGAAGCGCTCGCGGCCGCCCACGAGAGGGGCATCGTCCACCGCGACCTCAAGCCCGCGAACGTCGTCGTCACCCCCGAGGGGCGCGCGAAGGTCCTCGATTTCGGCCTCGCGCGGCGTTCTCCACCCCGCGCCTCGAAGCCGGAGGACACGGTCGCCACCCGAATGAAGGAGACCGCCGCGGGACTCGTCGTCGGAACCGTCGACTACATGTCGCCGGAGCAGGTCCGGGGAGAAGCGGTGGACGGACGGTCCGACATCTTCGCGCTCGGAACCGTCCTCTTCGAGCTCCTCTCGGGAAGTCCCCCATTCTCCCGTGCGACGCCTGCCGACACGATGGTCGCGGTCCTGACGGACGAGCCGCCCGATCTCTCGGGGAACGTCCCGCCGGTCGCTCCCGGCCTCGAGCGGCTCGTGCGGCGGTGCCTCGAGAAGACGCCGGCGCTGAGGTTCCAGTCGGCGCGCGACGTCGCGTTCGCCCTCGAGGCGGTCGCGGCGGCGAGCGTTCCCCGGACGACCGCGGCCGAACGACGGGTCGTTCCTGCCCGTCAAAGGGGCCGGGTCGCCGTCGTCGCGGGCGCCGTAACGGGCGGCCTCGCGTTGGCCGCGGCCCTTTTCGGCGCAGGCTGGCGATCGGGCCGCGCGGACGCTCCGACCGGGCCGCCCGGGATGACCCGGCTGACGTTTTCCCGCGGGAGCATCCGATCCGCCCGTTTCGCGCCGGACGGCAAGACCGTCGTCTTCGGGGCCGCCTGGGACGGCGCCCCGATCCGCCTCTTCGTCGCGCAGCCGGGAAGCCCCGAGCCGCAGCGGGCCGAGCTGCCCGACGCGGACGTCCTCTCGGTCTCGCCGTCGGGAGAGATGGCTCTCTCCGTCGGCCGCGCCTTCCGATCGCTCTTCGACGCCTCCGGAACCCTCGCCAGGGCACCCATCGGAGGCCGCGCCCCGCGCGACATCCTCGAGGCGGTCCGCGAGGCCGACTGGGCCCCCGACGGCGAGACGCTCGCCGTCGTGAGGGACGTCGACGGCAAGACGCGGCTCGAGATGCCGATCGGCAAGGTCCTCTTCGTGACGGACGGGTGGGTCTCGCACCCGCGCGTGTCGCGCGACGGAACCAGGGTTGCGTTCGTCCACCACCCGCTCCGCTGGGACGACCGGGGCTCCGTGACGGTCCTCCGCGGCGGTGAGCCGCCCGTCACGCTGGGCGGAACCTGGCAGAGCGTCGGGGGCCTCGCGTGGTCTCCCTCGGGGACGGAGATCTGGTACTCGGCGGCGCCGGCGGGTGCGGGCCGGGAACTGCGCGCCGTCGACCTCTCGGGCCGCGACCGCGCCCTCCTTCGCGTCTCGGGGAACCTGACGCTGCACGACGTCTCGAAGGAGGGCCGCGTCCTCGTTTCGGACGACAAGTGGCGGCGCCGGGTCTTCTATCGCGCCGCCGGGGCCGTCCGTGACGTGGAGCTCTCGTGGCTCGACTGGACCTACCCGCGAGGGATCTCGGCCGACTGGTCGCGCCTCCTCTTCGACGAGCTCGGAGACGGGGGCGGGCGCGACTACGCGATCTACATCCGGTCGACCGACGGCGGCCCGGCGACACGACTCGGCCGGGGCAATGCGCTCGCGCTCTCGCCGGACGGGAAGTGGGCTCTCTCGGCGACCCTCGACACGCCGGCCAAGCTCGTGCTCCTTCCCACCGGCGCCGGCTCGCCGAAAGCCCTCCTCTCGGGCGCGCTCGACCACCGCGTGGCGAGCTGGCTGCCCGACGGCAGGGGCATCGTCTTCGGCGGGGGCGAACCCGGCGCGCCCGCCCGGCTCTACACCCAGGACCTGGGTGCCGGCTCTCCCCGACCGGTGAGCCCGGAGGGAATCGTCTTCGCGGCGGGCGCGACGTTCCCCGTATCGCCGGACGGCCGATTCGTCCTGACGTCTCGGGTCGACGGCACCACGTGGGTCCAGCCGCTCGACGGCGAGCCGGCGTCGGGAATCTCGGGGCTGCTTCCCGGCGAACGGGTCGTGGGCTGGGCGGAGGGCGGCGCGCTCTTCGTCGTCTCCTCCTCGGCCCTGCTCGCCCGGCTCTTCCGCCTGGACCCGGCGACGGGCGCTCGCAAGCCTGCGGCCGAGATCTGGCCCGCGGACCCGGCGGGGGTCGTCGCGGTCGGCCCGATCCTCGTCCGCCCCGACGGCAAAGCCATCATCTACGGCTGCCCTCAGATCCTCTCCGACCTCTACCTCGTCGAGGGGCTCCGGTAG
- a CDS encoding MFS transporter, with the protein MGIVIGLASIAAVATRLFSARAIDRQGRRPFALGGLALFATATALLPLAASLASLLALRAVQGVGWGLATTAIASLVADLAPAARRGEAIGIWGMAPTVAMAIGPAAGGGLSRIGGAPAAFFGTALLFVVALGLVLPVTEPPHPETTSRKMSLPRGALLPCGVLFLSSLSYGAIIAFVPVELGSGPGRTGAYFGVYAVSILVVRPFAGRLSDRHGRRAVVVPGLLVGAAGVALTGLARGPLSLGVAAALYGIGISGLSFPALTAWTVDRSGEARGAAMAAFYGSYDLAIALGAFAFGPVYERFGFAAVNLAGAAGIVAAAVLAGAFSRGPSDPATGTGNPGPLSAR; encoded by the coding sequence GTGGGAATCGTCATCGGCCTCGCGTCGATCGCCGCGGTGGCGACGAGGCTCTTCTCGGCGCGCGCGATCGACCGGCAAGGCCGGCGGCCGTTCGCCCTCGGCGGGCTCGCCCTCTTCGCGACGGCCACGGCGCTCCTCCCGCTCGCCGCCTCCCTCGCTTCGCTTCTGGCGCTGCGGGCGGTGCAGGGGGTTGGCTGGGGGCTCGCGACGACGGCGATCGCCTCGCTCGTCGCCGACCTCGCTCCGGCCGCGCGCCGCGGTGAGGCGATCGGCATCTGGGGCATGGCGCCGACGGTGGCCATGGCGATCGGACCGGCCGCGGGAGGGGGACTGTCGCGGATCGGCGGCGCGCCGGCTGCTTTCTTCGGTACGGCCCTGCTCTTCGTCGTCGCCCTGGGCCTGGTGCTCCCTGTCACCGAGCCGCCTCACCCAGAGACCACATCGAGGAAGATGAGCCTTCCGCGTGGCGCCCTGCTTCCCTGCGGCGTTCTCTTCCTCTCCTCGCTTTCTTACGGCGCGATCATCGCGTTCGTCCCGGTGGAGCTCGGCTCCGGGCCGGGCCGGACGGGGGCCTATTTCGGTGTCTACGCCGTCTCCATTCTCGTCGTGCGGCCATTCGCCGGACGTCTTTCCGACCGGCACGGGCGCCGCGCCGTCGTCGTTCCGGGACTTCTCGTCGGGGCCGCGGGCGTCGCCCTGACGGGCCTGGCACGGGGGCCTCTCTCGCTCGGGGTGGCGGCGGCCCTTTACGGTATCGGCATCTCGGGACTGTCGTTCCCGGCCCTGACGGCCTGGACGGTGGACCGCTCGGGAGAGGCGCGTGGCGCCGCGATGGCCGCCTTCTACGGTTCCTACGACCTGGCGATCGCCCTCGGCGCCTTCGCGTTCGGGCCGGTCTACGAGCGATTCGGCTTCGCGGCCGTGAACCTCGCAGGGGCCGCTGGGATCGTCGCGGCGGCGGTCCTGGCCGGTGCCTTCTCGCGAGGTCCTTCGGATCCGGCTACGGGAACCGGGAATCCGGGACCCCTCTCGGCACGTTAG
- a CDS encoding DUF2721 domain-containing protein: MELSLTTPALLFPAVSLLLLAYTNRFLALASLVRSLHTRHREHPDPLIPKQIDNLRYRIHLIRNMQAAGVSSLLVCVLCMFVLFFGKVALGKALFAGSLFLMIVSLALSVREIQVSVKALDLHLLDLEERP, translated from the coding sequence ATGGAGCTGAGCCTCACCACGCCCGCGCTCCTCTTTCCCGCGGTATCGCTCCTCCTTCTCGCCTACACGAACCGCTTCCTCGCGCTCGCCTCGCTCGTGAGGAGCCTCCACACCCGCCACCGCGAGCATCCCGACCCGCTCATCCCGAAGCAGATCGACAACCTGAGGTACCGGATTCACCTCATCCGGAACATGCAGGCGGCGGGCGTCTCGAGCCTGCTCGTCTGCGTCCTCTGCATGTTCGTCCTCTTTTTCGGCAAGGTCGCTCTCGGGAAGGCGCTCTTCGCGGGGAGTCTCTTCCTGATGATCGTGTCGCTGGCGCTCTCGGTGAGGGAGATCCAGGTCTCCGTGAAGGCGCTCGACCTGCACCTTCTCGACCTCGAGGAGCGGCCCTGA